A window of Bradysia coprophila strain Holo2 chromosome X unlocalized genomic scaffold, BU_Bcop_v1 contig_185, whole genome shotgun sequence genomic DNA:
ATGTGATTGATTGGCAAAGTTTGCTGTACAGAAGTGGGTCGAACAAGTTGCGAGGTGGTTTCGACTGGAGTTTGCAGTACAAATGGATTGCCATCCCAGAAGAAGAATTAGAAAGTCGTAGTTTTCAGGAGAGTTTCGCCTATAGGTGAGTGGTGAGTCAATCCATCGATCGGTTCACTTttagtattaaaaaaaaattctgtgcTGGCTCCAGCACTCCGTCGATTCCAGGAGGTGTTTTTTTGATAAGTAGAGTTTGGTTCCGCCAACTTGGAGGTTTCGAtagcaatttgaaaatttacggCGGAGAATCTTTAGAACTTTCGTTGAAGACATGGATGTGTGGTGGTCATGTTGAAGTAGCAGTGTGCAGCCGAGTGGGTCACGTGTTTCGCAGGAAGCATTCATTCGATTTTCCCAACGGAATCAGGGATACCATACAACAGTAAGTTGTCATCATGTAAGGGTGTAACGTTCAGAATTGACTCGATATTTGGTTGGGGACTTAATCCAGACGTTCAGATTCTGAATTCGTTGTTGGTATATCTTAACTACTCGAATCGGTCAGCAGAGACTCAAAATATCTTCGCAACTCTTTCCCGTCTTTGTAATTATATTccgtaaattattttcgtttcaagCAATACGAGATGCATTGCCGAATCGTGGCTTGAGGATTACAAGTTTTTCTTCTACTCAACTCAACCAAAAGCTCAACCAATCGAAATGGACACTAACACCTGCTCCAAGAGTATCCAAAAGGCAAatcgattaaaacaaaaattgcaatGTCGTTCCTTCCGATGGtatctacaaaatgttttccaggAACTAAGGTGAGATCGTCAAGATTGCGTGGTGAATCACTCAGATTTTGAATTCGATTTTCCTTCCACATATTAGAATACCGAATGACCAGCAAGTAGCGTTCGGCGAACTAAAACACGGCAAAAACTGTCTCGAAGTGACTGCATTGAAAGGCATTACAGTCGATGAATGTTCAAGCGACGCAACCCGCTGGTTTTTCAATCAATCCGGAACGTTGAGCATTCAAACGGGAAATTGTCTGACATTCCATGCAGGCGAATTGAAGCTGTTGCGTTGCGAACCGAGTGCTGATCAGCTGTGGCTTCGGAAGCGAGGAAATCTTATTCACCTGAGTACGGGCaaatgtttggaaaataacTATCATTCGACGGTAGTGTTATCGCCGTGTCGACGAGGTGCACAGTCTCAGATATGgaatttttctgttgaaattgAAGAATTGACGAATTAAAAGTCGGACGAAAACTTTTTAACGTGACACGGTGTCAAAACTAAAACTTTAATTTACTGATGCATTCTCCAACATCACTTCCTCACATCGTTGGCAAACAGTCTCCCCACCGTTCAGCGCAAACCGGCGACACCTTGGACACAACGAGTTTTCAATAGTCTTTGTTGACATGGTGATGAACTCATGATTTTCGTTCGGAGACAATGTTATTGATTGAACTTGCAAAAGTTCACATAGTTCTGACGATTCTTCCGGTTCCAACAGAGTGTAGTGCATATACTGTTTCAATGTCAAGATTACCTTAGTTATCGAGAGTGAGTTCTAATTGTGGGAATTGTTTTAGGCTCACCTGCAGCAAGCGAATGTTATGCATTGACGCGGAAATCTGAAGGCTTTGCGACCAAATTTTCTGGTCGGGTGCGTACTGACGTAAAATCTCTTTGCAATCGAGACACACTTTCCacatttgtttgtattttggATCCTTCCATTGGGCTGGGATGTCAACTTTGAACTGGTAGAATGGATTTTTATCTGAGGGAGAGACGGAATTTTGTTAGCGCTGAAGCGGTATGCCATTCAgggaaacatgtttcagtATACAAGACAACAAACGGGTGTTGTTTGGCATACATCGCTCCACTTACCATGATAACTCCAACACTCTTCAACCGTAAACGGCATAATCGGCCACAGTGCTTTGCTCAACACATAGAACGCAGATCGAATCACATTTCGAGCATCATCTCGCTGTTGCTTCGATCCACAATAATAGCGATCTCTAAATAGATTGATGTACGTAGCAGACAATTGATTGGCTACAAAATCCAATGTGGTCGCGATTACATGATTGAACTGGTAAGACTTGTGTGCCTCGGTCACTTTGTCGTCGAATTCCAACAACTCGTTCAACATGAATTTGTCCAAAAT
This region includes:
- the LOC119068429 gene encoding polypeptide N-acetylgalactosaminyltransferase 16-like, translated to MKSEVRKKKRKCKWAMRIILNRKLMFSTLLIVSVIYLCWILVEMSMISASGRKTGPKRTRTDRTLMLNITHSNDTTEYLAREIGSPEGISHITVNRDVPDTRPESCKTRNYQLVDGQKASVIITFYNESRSALLRTLTSILNRTPLDLIEEIIVIDDHSTTDVEPQFLRNYHKTIKLIRNDQREGLIRSRNIGAKLAVGHYLVFLDSHCEVNVGWLEPLIHQAEEQQGVVVSPILDVIDWQSLLYRSGSNKLRGGFDWSLQYKWIAIPEEELESRSFQESFAYSTPSIPGGVFLISRVWFRQLGGFDSNLKIYGGESLELSLKTWMCGGHVEVAVCSRVGHVFRRKHSFDFPNGIRDTIQHNTRCIAESWLEDYKFFFYSTQPKAQPIEMDTNTCSKSIQKANRLKQKLQCRSFRWYLQNVFQELRIPNDQQVAFGELKHGKNCLEVTALKGITVDECSSDATRWFFNQSGTLSIQTGNCLTFHAGELKLLRCEPSADQLWLRKRGNLIHLSTGKCLENNYHSTVVLSPCRRGAQSQIWNFSVEIEELTN